TAGAAGGCACATGAGGACCTCTACAGAGGTCTGTAAAACCATCCTGACCGTACACGGATATGGTCTCATGTGGGTCTATTCTGTTTATTAAGTCCAATTTATACTTTTCCCCCAACTCTGAAAAAAGCTTTATTGCCTCCTCCCTGCTTAACTCCTTTCTAAAAATAGGATAGTTTCTCTTAACTATTTCCCTCATCTTCTCCTCTATCTTTGGAAGGTCTTCTGAGCTTATGGTATGCCCTTCCACTTCCACATCATAATAAAAACCTTCCTCCGTGGTAGGACCCACACCAAGATGAACCTTCTCATAGCCATAGAGCTCTTTTAGAGCCTGTGCCATTATATGAGAAAGGGTATGCCTCATTATCTCAAGACTCTCTGGGTCTTGTTTATGGATAGGAACTATTTCCATATCCTCTCTTATGGGAGTAAGAAGGTCTATTAACTTTGAGCCAAACTTTCCACCTATGGCATCCTCTATGCCAAGGGCTTTGAAAACTTCACCAAGAGGCGTGCCTTTGTCTACAAGAAGTTCCTTGTCCCTTACTCTTACTTTAACCTTTTCCATAAGGTTAATTATATATGCTACTTCAACTCCCGTGCAGTCCCTAAAATATCCTTGAAACTAACCTCTATGAGAAAGCTAACGAAACACTTTCCAATTTCCTAAGGCATGTATTCTTTGGATATTGTTCTCAAAACACTTATAACCGTATTGTATTCTTTCTTATTCTTTGGCACGAGCTTGTTGCCATCAAAACTAAACTCTATTGTGTGTTGGCTTCTGCTTTTAGACTTATATATGTCCACATCTACAGTAACTCCTCTATTGCCAAAGCTCTTTTCGTCAAGTCTATCGCTCGCCGATATCTTTACCCATGAAGTGCGATAAGCCCCTCCAAGTAATTCTTGAGATTTTACATCATTCTGCTCTATGCGAGAAAGGTCATATAAAGATAAATCGTAAATGCAACCTCCCATATGGCATGTCTCCCTTTTAGCAAGGACAAAATCTACGCCCTTTCTACTTTTCAGTTTGCCAAGAAATTCCACCCTATCTCCAGTTATACCAGTAAATATTACTTTATCCTCGCTCATCAACAAGACATAACCATATCCACCCGCATGAGGCACTTGAGAATCTCTAAATCTTACCAACAACTCATTTACTCCGGGACGAGTAAAACTGCCAACTATCATACTTTCAACCTCAATACCGTGATGAAGATCTTGGTCCAATAACCTTATGTCAGCCTCCTCATTTAAATTGCAATCTCCATCTGGAATACAATTGAAATTGTCCTCATACTTTTGAATGCACCTTATAGTTCCACCTTGTCCTATTACCACTGTATTCTCCGCACAGACGTATTTTTCAAGAAGTTTCACGAACTTATCTATTGGCATAATATTCTCGTAAGAAAAGGCTATGCCACTCAAGACAAAAATCGTAGCCAGCAACATCTCTCTCATCCCAATCCTCCTTTTCTCTTGCTACAAATATTGTAAATCAAATAAGCATTTAGGTCAAAAAGGAAGCTATCAGCAAGTGTTTCATTCGCGTGGAGCTTTATGTTTTACGCCTCCAAATCTAAGATTAAGTGTGGTAATTTCCTATACACCGCTTATAATTAAAAAGTAAAAAGGAGGAAAAAATGGACTTTGATTTTTCACAGCTTAGTATTCCCTTGCGTAAGGCACTCAAGGACTTGGGTTTTGAAAGACCCACTCCAATTCAGAAGGAAGCCATACCCTTAGCTCTTAAGGGCTACGACATAATGGGTCAGGCTGCAACAGGAACAGGAAAAACCGCCGCCTTTGGTATACCTATCATTGAAGGAAGCGAAAAGGAAGAAGGGACAACCGCCCTTATAATGACACCTACAAGAGAGCTCGCTATTCAGGTAAAAGAGCAGTTATACCAGCTTTCAAAGTATAAAGGGCTAAAGGTCTTTAGCTTCTACGGTGGGACACCGGTCCAGAAGGACCTTGAGCTTTTGTGGAAAATAACACCAAACATCATAGTAGGCACACCTGGGAGGATAAAGGACCTTACCATGAGGGGTCTTTTCAACTTTGAAGGACTAAAATACTTCGTTTTAGATGAGGCGGATAGAATGCTTGATATGGGCTTTATAGAAGACATTGAGTGGATAATAACCCAGCTTCCAAAGGAAAGACAGAGCCTTCTCTTTTCTGCCACTATACCAAGAGAGGTAGAAGAGCTTGCCAAGAAACACCTAAAAAAGGACTATAAGTTTGTCAAGGTTATAACTGAGGAGCTAAAGCCAAAGATAGAGGAAAGGCTTATAAAAGTGAGCTCCTCTGGACAAAAGATGTCCGAGCTTGAGAAGATACTGAGGGAACATGTCCTTGAAAAGGTTATAGTCTTTGTAAAGACCAAAAAGGATGCAAAGGAAATAACACAGGAGCTGAAAAGAAAGGGCTTTAATGTGGTCTCCCTTCATGGAGATATGACACAAAGGCAGAGAGAAAACGCTCTAAGGCTTTTCAGAGATGGCAAGGTTAAGATAGTAGTGGCTACAGATGTAGCTTCAAGAGGGCTTGACATAAAGGGTGTAAGCCTTGTGATAAATTACCATATCCCAGAAGACCCAGAGGTATACATACACCGCATAGGAAGGACTGGAAGGATAGGCACTTATGGAAAAGCCTACAGCCTCATCACACCAGAAGACAGCAAAGCTCTTTGGAGGATAAAGAAGTTGAAAGAGAGCTACGTTCAAGCATAGGATGGAATTAAGGGATAGAGCTTTAAAGATAAAACTGCTTCTACTTGACGTGGACGGTGTGCTCACAGACGGAAGGCTCTACTACACCTCAAGGGGTGAGGAGATAAAGGTCTTCAATGTTAGGGACGGGCTTGGTATAAAGCTGGCTCAAAGGGCTGGCATAAGGATAGGTGTAATATCTGGAAGAAACAGCGAGGCACTTATAAGGAGGCTAAGGGAACTGGAGGTGGATGAGGTGCATTTGGGTTATAACCAGAAGCTTCCCGTTCTTGAAGATATTATGAGAAGATTTTCCCTTAGCTTGGAGGAGATAGCTTTCATCGGCGATGACTATGTGGACCTTCCAATTCTGAGAAGGGTGGGCTTTCCTATGGCGGTTTTGGACGCACCAGAGGAGATAAAAAAACATGCTCTGTATATAACGAAGGCAAAGGGTGGGCATGGAGCGGTAAGGGATGCCATAGAGTTTATCTTAAAGCTAAGAGGACAATGGGAAGAGGTAATAAGCCAATACTATGCTTAGGAGTTTAGTCTTTAGTTTACTGATAATCCTTCTTGCTTCCACTCTTAAGACGTATGTAAATAGCTTTGCAATGAGCGATGGACAAGAAGAGATGATAAACCTCCTTGAGGGAGTAACTATAAAAGCCTATAGTAGGACTGGTATTGAGTGGACTATAAGGGGTAAGAGCCTTGAGGTGGTTGGCAAGGATGTTAAGCTCTACGAGGCAGAGCTCTTTTCAACGGAGGCTAACATAAAGGCTGTTCAGGCTTATATAGACAGGTCTACAGGAGAAGGAATGCTCACAGAAGGGGTGGAGGTTAAGTCTGAAGACATTACCGCAAAGACACAAAGCGCATACATAAACCTAAAGGAGGGTAAAATATGGGGAGAGGGAGATATACAGATATTGCAAGGAGATAACCTTATAAGGGGTAAGGGCTTTGAGATAACCCTAAAGCCTCTAAAAGTTATAATTAATAGAGCGAGGACGGACATAAAATGAGAAAGGTTGTAATTCTTTTGCTCTTAATACCTACGCTTATGTTTGCACAACCCATAGTAGGCGAAGCGGACAGTTTAACCTACGAAAGGGATAGGGTAATATACTCGGGAAACGTAAGGATTACAAGGGGTAATGCACTTCTCACTGCAAACAGAGTGGTTATACACTTAGACGAAAATAAAAGGGCAAGGATGGTGGAAGCAGAAGGAAATGCAAGATATAGGGAGGGAAACAGAAGAGCTTCTGCTAACAAAATGGTCTACGACCTGCAGAACGAGGTTATAACCCTTATAGGAAAAGCAAGAGTAGAGGAAGGACAGAATTTCGTTGAAGCGGACGAGATAGTTTACTACAGAAAAGAAGATAGGGCGGTTGCGGTCAGTAAAAATTCACGGGTAAGAACCTTCTATGTGGAGGAAAAGGATGAAAAAAACAGACCTAATAGAAAGCCTTAGGAAGGAATTTAACTTAGACAAGAGGGAGGCTAAGCTTTTCGTGGACAGTTTTTTTGAGGAAATAGTTAGCCTTGTTCTTGAAAATGGTAGGCTTGAGCTGAGAGGCTTTGGTGTTTTTAAGATAAGGAGGCTGAGTGGAAGGTTTATAAAGAACCCTAAGACTGGCATAGAGATGTATGTGGAGGAAAGGTATAGTATAGGCTTTAAGCCTTCAAGTGTTTTCAATAAAGGGCATGAAAAAGTTTGATGTCCTAATAGTTGGAGGAGGTCCTGCAGGTTCTTCCTGTGCCTATAGGCTTGCAAAGGCTGGTAAAAGGGTTTTGGTGGTTGACATAAAAAGAAGCATAGGAAAGCCTGTGCAATGCGCAGAGTTTGTCCCTATTCAACTATACCACCAGTTTAAGGAGTTCTTTCCACAGGAGGCTATAGCTCAGAGGGTAAAGAATATGGTTCATTTTACACCTTGGGGAGAGGTGGTAAGTATGTGGTCGGAGGGCTTTGTATTAAACAGAGAGGTCTTTGACGCTCAGATAGCCAAGCTGGCACAGGAGCAGGGTGCGGTCTATATGCTTAGAACACAATTTTTGGGTTTTGAAGATGGTTTTGCATGGCTTGAAGAGATTGATACAAGAAAAAAGTTTCCAGTAAAGGCGGACTTTGTAGTGGGTGCGGACGGACCAAGGTCAAAGGTGGCAAGGCTCACTGGTGAAAAAACCCAGACATTCCTCACCACTGCACAAATAACAATGAAACTGACAAAGGAGCTTGAAGACCTTCTTATATACTTTAGAGACTACATCCCTGGAGGATACGGCTGGGTCTTTCCAAAGGGAAGGCTCGCCAACGTGGGAGTGGGGGTTGACCCAGATTATGGAGTTAATGTGATGGAAAGCCTCAAAAGGTTCGTAGAAGAGGTTGTTGCAGAGGGTGTAGTAGAGGAGCAAGTAATAAAAAGAACGGGTGGATGGATACCTGCGGATGGGCTACTGCCTTTGGTAAGAAAGAGGGTTCTGCTTGTGGGGGATGCGGGTGGCTTTTGTCATCCCATAACTGGCGGTGGAATAGCCAACGCGGTCATATCGGGGGATATGGCAGGTAAAGCATTATGTGAGGATTCTCCAGAAGAGTTTGAAGAGGAAGCTCAAGAGGTCTTTGGGAGCACCCTCTGGAGGGCATCAGAAAAGAGGAAAAAACACATGAAAAGATGGGATAACCTAAAGGAAATAATTCCAAAAACATGGATAGCCTTTGAAGAATATTGGCGTATAATTTAAGTTAGGAGGTGGTTAAATGGACTTTTTAGGAAGAGACCAATCACCACTTACCTTTGAAGAATGGGAGCAATTAGAAAATGCGGTTATTGATGTGGCTAAAAAGACCCTTGTATGCAGAAGGTTTATGCCAATTATAGGACCCATAGGTGTCGGGCATCAGGTAATAGCCTACGATGTTTACCTTGGAATAGAACCGGGAGTATGTGAAGTAAGACCGGGAGAAGAGAGCGAAGCCTGCGAGCCTGTGAGAACAGGAAGGAGAAAATACATAACCCTTCCCACCATATTCAAGCCTTTCTCCATAACTTGGAGAGACCTTGAATACTTTAGACAATTTAACTTGCCAATTGATACCTCTCAGGCATCTGCTGCAGCCTTTGCCACTGCAGTGGCGGAAGATACCCTCATAATTCACGGCAATCCAAAAATGGAAATAGAGGGCTTTCTTACCGTGGAAGGAAGGCAGAGCATGTCCATGAGCGATTGGGATGTGCTTGGCAACGCCTTTAACGATGTAGCTCTGGGTATATCAAAGCTCTCAGAAAAGGGCTTTTATGGACCATACTATCTCCTCCTAAACCCAAAGGACTACTTTAAGCTCAACAGGCTCTATCACAACACAGGACTTCTTGAGATTGAACAGATTAAAAAGCTGGTTTCCGATGTCTACCATACACCTATAGTCCCAGAAGGAAAGGCTATTCTCCTGTCTGTAGGACCGCAGAATATGGACCTTGTCCTTGGGCTTGACTTTAGCCTTGCCTACGTGGAATCTACCAACATGGTGCACCACTTTAGGGTTATGGAAGTTATAGCACCGCGTATAAAGAGACCCGGTGCCATAATGGTAATAGGCGAAAAGTGAAAGAGCGTTGGAAGGTAATAGAGAAGCTCCTATCTGACGAATATGATATAGAGGTTCAAGCAAGCTACGAGGGCTGGGGGGCTGGCTATGACCCTAAGTTTCTACCTCTCACCGAAATGTGGGCAAAGGGGGAAATAGAGGATGTGCCAGAAGCAGTAAAGCGACCCTCTGGCATTGCCTTCTATCTTCAGGAAGTCTCTAACAAACCAGAAGAGGAAGCCATAAATATCATAAGGCATGAGATAGAGTATCTTTTTAGCACCGACCTTTACCTTTGGAGGCTTGGTCAAAGGGAATTCTATAAATTTGGCTTTACGCCTACGTCCTTTTTAGTGCTTTATGCGGTTTT
The nucleotide sequence above comes from Aquificaceae bacterium. Encoded proteins:
- a CDS encoding HAD-IIIA family hydrolase produces the protein MELRDRALKIKLLLLDVDGVLTDGRLYYTSRGEEIKVFNVRDGLGIKLAQRAGIRIGVISGRNSEALIRRLRELEVDEVHLGYNQKLPVLEDIMRRFSLSLEEIAFIGDDYVDLPILRRVGFPMAVLDAPEEIKKHALYITKAKGGHGAVRDAIEFILKLRGQWEEVISQYYA
- the lptA gene encoding lipopolysaccharide transport periplasmic protein LptA gives rise to the protein MRKVVILLLLIPTLMFAQPIVGEADSLTYERDRVIYSGNVRITRGNALLTANRVVIHLDENKRARMVEAEGNARYREGNRRASANKMVYDLQNEVITLIGKARVEEGQNFVEADEIVYYRKEDRAVAVSKNSRVRTFYVEEKDEKNRPNRKP
- a CDS encoding HU family DNA-binding protein, with protein sequence MKKTDLIESLRKEFNLDKREAKLFVDSFFEEIVSLVLENGRLELRGFGVFKIRRLSGRFIKNPKTGIEMYVEERYSIGFKPSSVFNKGHEKV
- a CDS encoding DEAD/DEAH box helicase, producing MDFDFSQLSIPLRKALKDLGFERPTPIQKEAIPLALKGYDIMGQAATGTGKTAAFGIPIIEGSEKEEGTTALIMTPTRELAIQVKEQLYQLSKYKGLKVFSFYGGTPVQKDLELLWKITPNIIVGTPGRIKDLTMRGLFNFEGLKYFVLDEADRMLDMGFIEDIEWIITQLPKERQSLLFSATIPREVEELAKKHLKKDYKFVKVITEELKPKIEERLIKVSSSGQKMSELEKILREHVLEKVIVFVKTKKDAKEITQELKRKGFNVVSLHGDMTQRQRENALRLFRDGKVKIVVATDVASRGLDIKGVSLVINYHIPEDPEVYIHRIGRTGRIGTYGKAYSLITPEDSKALWRIKKLKESYVQA
- a CDS encoding NAD(P)/FAD-dependent oxidoreductase, encoding MKKFDVLIVGGGPAGSSCAYRLAKAGKRVLVVDIKRSIGKPVQCAEFVPIQLYHQFKEFFPQEAIAQRVKNMVHFTPWGEVVSMWSEGFVLNREVFDAQIAKLAQEQGAVYMLRTQFLGFEDGFAWLEEIDTRKKFPVKADFVVGADGPRSKVARLTGEKTQTFLTTAQITMKLTKELEDLLIYFRDYIPGGYGWVFPKGRLANVGVGVDPDYGVNVMESLKRFVEEVVAEGVVEEQVIKRTGGWIPADGLLPLVRKRVLLVGDAGGFCHPITGGGIANAVISGDMAGKALCEDSPEEFEEEAQEVFGSTLWRASEKRKKHMKRWDNLKEIIPKTWIAFEEYWRII
- a CDS encoding family 1 encapsulin nanocompartment shell protein, translated to MDFLGRDQSPLTFEEWEQLENAVIDVAKKTLVCRRFMPIIGPIGVGHQVIAYDVYLGIEPGVCEVRPGEESEACEPVRTGRRKYITLPTIFKPFSITWRDLEYFRQFNLPIDTSQASAAAFATAVAEDTLIIHGNPKMEIEGFLTVEGRQSMSMSDWDVLGNAFNDVALGISKLSEKGFYGPYYLLLNPKDYFKLNRLYHNTGLLEIEQIKKLVSDVYHTPIVPEGKAILLSVGPQNMDLVLGLDFSLAYVESTNMVHHFRVMEVIAPRIKRPGAIMVIGEK